In Salmo trutta chromosome 16, fSalTru1.1, whole genome shotgun sequence, a genomic segment contains:
- the LOC115149812 gene encoding extensin-3-like gives MVELTTTLLTDQYYYSTIPPTDQYYYSTIPPTDQYYYSTIPPTDQYYYSTIPPTDQYYYSTIPPTDQYYYSTIPPTDQYYYSTIPPTDQYYYSTTPPTDQYYYSTIPPTDQYYYSTIPPTDQYYYSTIPPTDQYYYSTIPPTDQYYYSTTPPTDQYYYSTIPPTDQYYYSTIPPTDQYYYSTTPPTDQYYYSTTPPTDQYYYSTIPPTDQYYYSTIPPTDQYYYSTTPPTDQYYYSTIPPTDQYYYSTIPPTDQYYYSTIPPIDQYYYSTIPPTDQYYYSTIPPTDQYYYSTTPPTDQYYYSTTPPTDQYYYSTIPPTDQYYYSTTPPTDQYYYSTIPPTDQYYYSTTPPTDQYYYSTIPPTDQYYYSTTPPTDQYYYSTTPPTDQYYYSTTPPTDQYYDSTIPPTDQYYYSTIPPTDQYYYSTTPPTDQYYYSTIPPIDQYYYSTTPPTDQYYYSTTPPTDQYYYSTIPPTDQYYYSTIPPTDQYYYSTTPPTDQCYYSTIPPTDKYYYSTTPPTDQYYYSTIPPTDQYYYSTTPPTDQYYYSTIPPTDQYYYSTIPPTDQYYYLKGAR, from the exons ATGGTGGAGCT TACTACCACACTACTAACAGACCAGTACTACTACTCTACCATCCCACCCACAGACCAGTACTACTACTCTACCATCCCTCCCACAGACCAGTACTACTACTCTACCATCCCTCCCACAGACCAGTACTACTACTCTACCATCCCTCCCACAGACCAGTACTACTACTCTACCATCCCTCCCACAGACCAGTACTACTACTCTACCATCCCTCCCACAGACCAGTACTACTACTCTACCATCCCACCCACAGACCAGTACTACTACTCTACCACCCCACCCACAGACCAGTACTACTACTCTACCATCCCTCCCACAGACCAGTACTACTACTCTACCATCCCTCCCACAGACCAGTACTACTACTCTACCATCCCTCCCACAGACCAGTACTACTACTCTACCATCCCACCCACAGACCAGTACTACTACTCTACCACCCCTCCCACAGACCAGTACTACTACTCTACCATCCCACCCACAGACCAGTACTACTACTCTACCATCCCACCCACAGACCAGTACTACTACTCTACCACCCCTCCCACAGACCAGTACTACTACTCTACCACCCCTCCCACAGACCAGTACTACTACTCTACCATCCCTCCCACAGACCAGTACTACTACTCTACCATCCCACCCACAGACCAGTACTACTACTCTACCACCCCACCCACAGACCAGTACTACTACTCTACCATCCCACCCACAGACCAGTACTACTACTCTACCATCCCTCCCACAGACCAGTACTACTACTCTACCATCCCACCCATAGACCAGTACTACTACTCTACCATCCCTCCCACAGACCAGTACTACTACTCTACCATCCCTCCCACAGACCAGTACTACTACTCTACCACCCCACCCACAGACCAGTACTACTACTCTACCACCCCACCCACAGACCAGTACTACTACTCTACCATCCCTCCCACAGACCAGTACTACTACTCTACCACCCCACCCACAGACCAGTACTACTACTCTACCATCCCACCCACAGACCAGTACTACTACTCTACCACCCCTCCCACAGACCAGTACTACTACTCTACCATCCCACCCACAGACCAGTACTACTACTCTACCACCCCTCCCACAGACCAGTACTACTACTCTACCACCCCTCCCACAGACCAGTACTACTACTCTACCACCCCTCCCACAGACCAGTACTACGACTCTACCATCCCACCCACAGACCAGTACTACTACTCTACCATCCCACCCACAGACCAGTACTACTACTCTACCACCCCACCCACAGACCAGTACTACTACTCTACCATCCCACCCATAGACCAGTACTACTACTCTACCACCCCACCCACAGACCAGTACTACTACTCTACCACCCCACCCACAGACCAGTACTACTACTCTACCATCCCTCCCACAGACCAGTACTACTACTCTACCATCCCTCCCACAGACCAGTACTACTACTCTACCACCCCACCCACAGACCAGTGCTACTACTCTACCATCCCACCCACAGACAAGTACTACTACTCTACCACCCCACCCACAGACCAGTACTACTACTCTACCATCCCTCCCACAGACCAGTACTACTACTCTACCACCCCTCCCACAGACCAGTACTACTACTCTACCATCCCACCCACAGACCAGTACTACTACTCTACCATCCCTCCCACAGACCAGTACTACTACT tGAAAGGGGCACGTTAG